The following coding sequences are from one Arthrobacter crystallopoietes window:
- a CDS encoding glycosyltransferase family 2 protein: MIVRDRVAALQRRMKRFTAKRKAPQVLPGDSGPSSSAETARVSVVIPVFNAMPYLTEMLDSLEAQELDQALFEVIAVDDGSTDASGKLLDEYVRKNPHFRVIHQPNSGWPGKPRNVGIAASKAPYVFFCDADDRLGPETLRRMVDYAFANDVDVLVPKLVGVNGRRVQASLFKVTEVDVDRRRILGTLSPQKMIRRELLESHAIRFHEDKVRLEDGMVMARCYLLANRVSVLADYDYYFIRTRDDGLNISSERTVPEGYTWSVGEIARIIKENEPDPGRGDLMVLDLYRRKCLRIYDPERFGRLGRSIRGRWVQAHADFVERFVPKGLESELSPIFRQRSQLVRMRDLAGLERLADSEQLLRAVPHSASVSVGRRSAVLNFRMEPDSSFERLFLVLRGRGRGNEDRLLLEPDPQAAGSYLGVVPETVLGDYSGTIVDCFVEANANGFTGPPQRVMASDDTPLPVLGDGIKAYATVHGNLSLDLR; the protein is encoded by the coding sequence ATGATCGTTCGGGATCGGGTTGCGGCCCTTCAGCGGCGCATGAAGAGGTTTACCGCCAAACGCAAGGCCCCGCAGGTGTTGCCGGGGGACAGCGGACCCAGCTCAAGCGCGGAAACTGCCAGAGTTTCCGTGGTCATACCGGTCTTCAATGCCATGCCGTACCTGACAGAGATGCTCGATTCCCTAGAGGCGCAAGAGCTGGATCAGGCGCTGTTTGAGGTTATTGCCGTTGATGACGGATCGACTGACGCCAGCGGGAAGCTGCTGGACGAATATGTCAGGAAAAACCCTCACTTCAGGGTTATCCATCAGCCGAACAGTGGTTGGCCCGGCAAGCCTCGGAACGTTGGTATTGCCGCAAGCAAGGCGCCCTATGTCTTCTTTTGCGATGCCGATGACAGGCTGGGGCCGGAGACATTGCGACGTATGGTGGACTACGCCTTTGCCAATGACGTGGATGTCCTGGTGCCCAAGCTTGTTGGGGTCAATGGCCGCCGAGTCCAGGCGTCACTGTTCAAGGTGACGGAAGTGGACGTCGACCGGCGCAGGATTCTCGGGACCCTGTCACCACAAAAGATGATCCGCCGTGAACTGCTGGAAAGCCACGCCATTAGATTCCACGAAGACAAGGTCCGGCTGGAAGACGGCATGGTGATGGCGCGCTGTTACCTGCTCGCCAACAGGGTATCCGTCCTAGCCGACTACGACTATTACTTCATCAGGACGCGCGATGACGGATTGAACATCAGTTCGGAACGCACTGTGCCCGAGGGCTACACCTGGTCGGTAGGAGAAATTGCGCGCATCATCAAGGAAAACGAGCCGGACCCCGGACGGGGCGACCTTATGGTCCTTGACCTTTACCGCCGCAAATGCCTGCGGATCTACGATCCCGAACGCTTCGGAAGGCTGGGACGGTCCATCCGGGGCCGATGGGTTCAGGCACATGCCGACTTCGTAGAACGGTTTGTTCCAAAGGGACTGGAGAGCGAACTGTCTCCCATTTTCCGGCAACGGTCCCAGTTAGTGCGCATGCGTGATCTTGCCGGCCTTGAACGTTTGGCCGACTCGGAGCAGTTGCTTCGGGCGGTGCCACATTCCGCGTCCGTTAGCGTAGGACGCCGCTCGGCGGTCCTGAACTTCCGGATGGAACCTGACAGCAGCTTTGAACGCTTATTCTTGGTCCTTCGAGGCCGTGGGCGAGGCAATGAGGACCGCCTGCTGCTGGAGCCGGATCCACAGGCGGCCGGGAGCTATCTTGGTGTTGTCCCGGAGACTGTATTGGGGGATTACAGCGGAACAATCGTCGATTGTTTCGTGGAGGCTAACGCGAACGGTTTCACAGGACCGCCGCAACGCGTGATGGCCAGCGACGACACGCCCTTGCCGGTTCTGGGGGACGGCATCAAGGCGTATGCCACAGTCCACGGAAACCTGAGTCTGGACCTTCGCTAG
- a CDS encoding CDP-glycerol glycerophosphotransferase family protein, with product MSDPKSAFSKARSKAERLLDPGSGSARQELRELAISQDGPVLTSEFALSHGLTPIALWTLHANESWIRLADAETTGKLARAGYRSFTASVDLQRLAAGLARQIDTAQISRELGADPDGLFPLFLEISCSAIDIPRYSRHIIVVGGDEVGMSFAEFREGLESGAVEPDAACTARVAFGRFLRTEVGLLQAVAAADNSIVGYVNRKGFLTLALNRVLKPYNAVYVKRLSVAGGYIRLSGRLLARHGSPKKAELVLVGRESGLRYVAATSIKLDEKRTAKRFGLREYLLRARLDLRTFPNEQLSADSTLDAWLEVHEGGAQDPHRVRVGRTKYVVRKMSRAGWQHRGDKTLCITPYYTFKAKKTSFHVELLDTEAFEYLQKKTRLPLSKRTQSKPVWLVGERPYKAQDTGLHFFRYLREHKPEIDAYYVIDPASPEARNLDGLGNIVAYRSKRHFELALQAERFIGSHHPDFLYPTWLPQFRRAVNGVKVFLQHGVMGTKWMVPNYGKKAPGFDTDVFVVSSEREKEYIVGDFGYADKDVVVTGLSRFDALFAGDVEVKPKQLLVIPTWRDWLQDPSVFTESEYFQAWNELLHDPRLQELVERFGAEIIFCLHPNMQQFRHHFEGVPARVISQGEVDVQHLLKQSAVMVTDYSSVGFDFSFLQKPVHYYQFDRERFLGPRGPHLDLDAELPGRISFDLDSLMAGLVETFASGCPMPEEYVGRARRFLKYRDQNNCSRIFDAVTEAQPSGSRLRKFIDPEFGERVFGRFRRSRFYFPAMRQFYKFVLRTPMDENLLVFESGLGKQYADSPRYIYEELLKRNDPRTKIWIYGGKLPHEDANTRVVKRLSPEYYWYLGKAKYWVNNQNFPHYIRRRKDAIMVQTWHGTPLKRMLHDLAEVHGRDEDYLRRVSNAVRQWSVLLSPSPYATEVFRSAFRYDGKVLEEGYPRNDVLAAVGQNSGLSEQVRRKLGIPENKRVVLYAPTFRDSDSSGAGKFSFELPFDLERFHKRFGADTVLLLRMHVLVSNRIQIPESVRDTVLDVSGYPEIQELYLASDILVTDYSSVFFDFSLLRRPIIFYAYDLELYRDTLRGFYLDYSTDLPGPVVESEESLYQAIDATSHPDPEREAKHESFVAKFAPKDDGHAAERVVDQLF from the coding sequence ATGTCCGATCCGAAATCTGCGTTTTCTAAAGCTCGGTCGAAGGCGGAGCGTCTTCTTGATCCTGGTTCTGGATCGGCGCGGCAAGAACTGCGTGAACTCGCCATTTCACAAGACGGTCCGGTACTCACTTCAGAATTTGCTTTGAGCCATGGGCTCACTCCGATTGCGCTCTGGACGTTGCATGCCAACGAGTCCTGGATCAGGTTGGCTGATGCGGAAACCACTGGAAAGCTGGCACGGGCGGGATACCGGTCCTTTACCGCTTCCGTCGATCTACAACGGTTGGCCGCAGGCCTGGCTCGTCAGATAGACACGGCACAGATTTCTCGTGAACTGGGTGCAGATCCGGATGGATTGTTTCCCCTGTTCCTGGAGATATCGTGCTCTGCGATCGATATTCCGCGATACAGCCGGCACATCATTGTGGTCGGCGGGGACGAAGTAGGGATGTCCTTCGCGGAATTTCGCGAAGGATTAGAGTCAGGCGCGGTGGAGCCGGATGCAGCGTGCACAGCGCGAGTGGCCTTCGGCCGCTTCTTGCGTACCGAGGTCGGCTTGCTACAAGCAGTCGCTGCTGCAGACAATTCAATCGTCGGTTATGTCAATCGCAAGGGCTTCTTAACTCTTGCCCTCAACCGGGTTCTAAAACCGTATAACGCCGTTTACGTTAAGCGTTTGTCTGTTGCCGGTGGATACATCCGGCTTTCCGGCAGGCTTCTGGCACGTCATGGCAGTCCGAAGAAAGCGGAACTGGTACTCGTCGGCAGGGAAAGCGGTCTGCGTTATGTTGCCGCCACTAGTATCAAGCTGGACGAAAAGCGTACTGCCAAGCGTTTTGGCTTGCGCGAGTATTTGCTTCGGGCCCGACTGGACCTCCGGACTTTTCCAAACGAACAACTATCCGCAGACAGTACGCTTGATGCATGGCTGGAAGTCCACGAGGGCGGTGCCCAGGATCCCCATCGTGTGCGGGTGGGCAGGACCAAATACGTAGTTCGGAAAATGTCCCGGGCCGGCTGGCAACATCGTGGCGACAAGACCTTGTGCATTACCCCGTACTACACCTTCAAGGCCAAGAAGACGTCTTTCCATGTAGAACTGCTGGATACTGAGGCCTTCGAATACCTGCAGAAGAAGACACGGCTGCCTCTATCCAAGAGGACACAAAGTAAGCCTGTGTGGTTGGTGGGGGAGCGCCCCTATAAGGCGCAGGACACGGGCCTGCACTTCTTTCGGTACCTGCGCGAGCATAAGCCAGAAATAGATGCATACTATGTGATCGATCCTGCCTCGCCCGAAGCTCGGAACCTGGACGGATTGGGCAATATCGTTGCATACCGGTCCAAACGCCATTTTGAACTTGCCTTGCAAGCGGAACGGTTCATCGGCTCGCATCATCCGGACTTCCTCTACCCGACGTGGCTTCCACAGTTCCGCAGGGCAGTGAACGGTGTCAAAGTCTTTCTGCAGCACGGGGTCATGGGTACCAAGTGGATGGTTCCCAATTATGGAAAGAAGGCGCCTGGATTCGACACTGATGTCTTCGTCGTCAGTTCTGAACGCGAGAAGGAATACATCGTCGGCGACTTCGGATACGCCGACAAGGACGTGGTCGTCACCGGCCTGTCTCGCTTCGACGCACTGTTCGCCGGAGATGTTGAGGTCAAGCCCAAACAGCTCCTCGTCATCCCGACCTGGCGGGACTGGCTGCAAGATCCATCAGTTTTTACCGAGTCGGAGTACTTCCAGGCATGGAATGAACTGCTGCATGATCCGCGACTGCAGGAACTAGTGGAGCGGTTTGGCGCCGAGATCATTTTCTGCTTGCATCCGAACATGCAACAGTTCCGCCACCACTTCGAAGGTGTTCCGGCGCGAGTCATTTCTCAAGGCGAAGTGGATGTCCAACACCTGCTTAAGCAAAGCGCAGTAATGGTCACCGACTACTCCAGCGTGGGCTTTGATTTCAGTTTTCTGCAGAAACCGGTCCATTACTACCAATTCGATAGGGAGCGCTTCCTTGGCCCGAGAGGGCCGCACCTCGATCTCGATGCCGAGCTGCCCGGGCGCATATCATTTGATCTTGACTCCCTGATGGCTGGGCTAGTCGAAACCTTCGCATCCGGATGCCCGATGCCGGAGGAGTACGTGGGGCGTGCTCGACGTTTCCTAAAATATCGCGATCAGAACAATTGCAGTCGAATCTTCGATGCAGTCACGGAAGCCCAGCCGAGCGGATCCCGGCTGCGAAAATTCATTGACCCCGAATTCGGGGAAAGGGTGTTTGGCCGCTTTCGACGAAGCCGGTTTTATTTCCCGGCCATGCGCCAATTCTACAAATTCGTGCTGCGCACGCCGATGGATGAGAATCTCCTCGTTTTTGAAAGCGGTCTGGGAAAACAGTACGCCGATAGTCCCCGATATATATATGAAGAGCTCTTGAAGCGAAATGATCCACGTACCAAGATCTGGATCTACGGGGGTAAATTGCCGCATGAGGACGCAAACACCCGGGTGGTGAAGCGGCTGTCGCCGGAATACTACTGGTATCTCGGCAAGGCCAAGTACTGGGTCAACAACCAGAACTTCCCGCACTATATACGACGGCGAAAAGATGCCATCATGGTCCAGACCTGGCATGGAACCCCATTGAAGCGCATGCTCCATGACTTGGCCGAGGTGCACGGCCGCGACGAGGATTACCTTCGCAGAGTCAGCAATGCGGTACGGCAGTGGAGTGTGCTGCTTTCTCCAAGTCCATACGCGACCGAAGTCTTTCGCAGCGCCTTTAGATATGATGGGAAAGTACTTGAGGAAGGTTACCCGCGGAACGACGTTCTAGCCGCCGTCGGACAGAACAGCGGTCTGAGCGAACAGGTACGGCGAAAACTGGGTATCCCCGAGAATAAACGGGTAGTGCTGTATGCACCTACGTTCCGCGACTCAGACAGCAGTGGGGCAGGCAAGTTCTCTTTTGAGTTGCCGTTCGACCTGGAGCGCTTCCATAAGAGGTTTGGAGCCGATACAGTTCTGCTGCTCCGCATGCATGTGCTCGTCAGTAATAGAATACAAATCCCGGAAAGCGTTCGGGATACAGTTCTGGATGTCTCGGGCTACCCGGAAATTCAGGAGCTGTACCTGGCCAGTGACATCTTGGTGACTGACTACTCATCAGTGTTCTTCGACTTTTCGCTACTGCGCCGTCCGATCATCTTTTACGCCTACGACCTGGAGCTGTACCGGGACACACTCCGAGGATTTTATCTCGACTACAGCACCGATCTTCCCGGGCCTGTCGTGGAATCCGAGGAGTCTCTGTACCAAGCCATTGACGCGACGTCACATCCGGATCCCGAACGCGAGGCGAAGCACGAATCCTTCGTAGCTAAATTTGCGCCCAAGGACGATGGCCATGCCGCAGAACGCGTCGTCGATCAGCTTTTCTGA
- a CDS encoding stealth family protein has product MIAGLRGAIARNLPQPVVQTVFDVFHGRTQLQTSLRSSIARFLARAALAGMTGHVSAVVSDGSVFLTRTVERFSAVEAVRANLDLAQLSADVAGIDYRVEQPNPNKPASLVIDDGQWAELLRALKDVSVGRAVYAKVGDSAPMLLSDFDQLDVAQVTVFEPQSTDGLLLAGSELGCEIIAKPGRTACVAVTELLEPIDVVYTWVDGGDPEWQARKAEALSRMQPGGLNEFSANDERYRSHDELRYSLRSLDYFAPWINHVYLVTAEQIPEWLATSNPRITVVDHQEIFPDGALPTFNSHAIEARLHHIPGLSEHFLYLNDDVFFGRQVQPELFFEGSGLSRFFLSEQQVDEDPPNSADLPVDSAAKQNRALIEQRFGRTVRFKFKHAAHSERVSTLRQVEQDFPAKHAETSRSQFRSPSDISIPSSLAHYYGYMIGAAVPGNLKYRYCDIGDGSAQAKLLRLLRDRDADVFCLNEIGGSPIDRASQDQLVQQFLRAYFPVPSSFELGE; this is encoded by the coding sequence ATGATCGCAGGACTGCGTGGAGCCATTGCACGGAACTTGCCGCAGCCCGTCGTCCAGACCGTTTTCGACGTGTTCCACGGCAGGACACAGCTGCAGACTTCATTGCGCTCTTCTATCGCCCGTTTCCTTGCCCGCGCCGCGTTGGCAGGCATGACGGGACACGTGAGTGCCGTGGTGTCTGATGGATCAGTTTTCCTAACACGGACCGTCGAGCGGTTTTCAGCCGTTGAAGCCGTCAGGGCAAACCTTGACCTGGCCCAGCTATCGGCCGACGTGGCCGGAATCGATTATCGAGTCGAACAGCCCAACCCAAACAAGCCAGCCTCCCTGGTGATCGACGACGGGCAGTGGGCAGAGCTGTTGCGTGCTCTCAAGGACGTCTCCGTTGGCCGGGCGGTGTATGCCAAAGTAGGTGACAGCGCCCCCATGCTGCTTAGCGATTTCGACCAACTAGATGTGGCTCAGGTAACCGTGTTTGAGCCGCAGTCAACTGACGGCCTTCTGCTGGCCGGAAGCGAACTTGGTTGCGAGATCATAGCGAAGCCGGGACGAACTGCCTGTGTGGCTGTAACTGAACTGCTGGAGCCAATCGACGTTGTCTATACTTGGGTCGACGGCGGGGATCCTGAGTGGCAGGCGCGAAAGGCCGAGGCACTGTCCCGGATGCAGCCTGGCGGACTGAATGAATTTTCCGCCAACGATGAGCGCTATCGATCACACGATGAACTGCGTTATTCGCTCCGGTCGTTGGATTATTTTGCACCGTGGATCAACCACGTCTACCTGGTGACAGCGGAACAGATTCCGGAATGGCTCGCCACCTCTAATCCACGCATAACAGTGGTGGATCATCAGGAAATTTTCCCAGACGGCGCGCTGCCTACATTCAATTCGCATGCAATTGAAGCTCGGCTGCATCATATCCCGGGGCTGAGCGAACATTTCCTCTACCTGAACGATGACGTGTTCTTCGGCCGGCAGGTGCAGCCGGAATTGTTTTTTGAGGGCAGCGGGCTCAGCCGGTTCTTCCTCTCTGAACAACAAGTTGATGAAGACCCGCCCAACTCTGCCGATCTCCCGGTTGACAGCGCGGCCAAACAAAACCGAGCGCTGATTGAGCAACGCTTCGGTCGCACAGTTCGATTCAAGTTCAAGCACGCTGCTCATTCCGAACGAGTAAGCACTTTGCGGCAAGTGGAGCAGGATTTCCCGGCAAAGCATGCGGAAACGTCCCGGTCACAGTTCCGGAGTCCGTCGGATATCTCCATTCCGTCCTCGCTGGCCCACTATTACGGGTACATGATTGGCGCGGCGGTACCGGGCAATCTGAAGTACCGCTATTGCGATATAGGGGATGGCTCCGCTCAAGCGAAGCTGCTTCGGCTTTTGAGAGACCGTGATGCCGATGTTTTCTGTCTCAATGAAATCGGTGGTTCCCCCATCGACCGTGCCTCGCAGGATCAACTCGTGCAGCAGTTCCTGCGTGCCTATTTTCCCGTCCCCAGTTCCTTCGAACTAGGAGAGTAA
- a CDS encoding CDP-glycerol glycerophosphotransferase family protein codes for MADSAGNLFLDKRVRRQLSARNPTTPARYEAVLYFADDPSSAYQIRQWFGPMLKLSERHPVAVLVHKATTAAAIMEDCPLPVYLTSGINEVEQFVSTHEVRAVFYVNNNQANFTVLRLTGPVHIHLSHGESDKVSMASNQLKAYDFAFIAGEASRQRILANVPRLDPTKLVEIGRPQLDDAVDNAPNNDDGRVTVLYAPTWEGDRDAMAYGSAASHGPALVRALLADPRYRLIFRPHPRTGVRLRAHGESVKLIDSLIASAVKKSPDAVHYRDHNHDFRGAMAKADICICDISAMAMDWLPSGKPLLIAKPVEPAAVVDPKGITSVVPVLEAADAERSPSILDELLSRPISAEQFDLIRHHFGETDRGASTQRFLLAVDRAMQEPSL; via the coding sequence ATGGCCGACAGCGCCGGCAACCTCTTCTTGGATAAGAGGGTGCGTCGACAGCTGAGTGCCCGAAACCCGACTACACCAGCACGTTACGAAGCCGTTCTGTATTTTGCAGATGATCCCTCAAGCGCTTATCAGATTCGGCAGTGGTTCGGTCCGATGCTCAAGCTGTCCGAACGGCACCCGGTCGCCGTGTTGGTTCACAAGGCGACAACTGCCGCGGCCATCATGGAGGACTGTCCTCTGCCGGTTTACTTGACGAGCGGCATCAACGAAGTTGAACAGTTCGTCAGCACCCATGAAGTACGAGCCGTGTTTTACGTCAACAACAACCAGGCCAACTTCACGGTCCTGCGGCTGACGGGACCTGTACATATTCACCTGAGCCACGGGGAGAGCGACAAGGTCTCGATGGCCTCCAACCAGCTTAAGGCTTACGACTTCGCGTTCATTGCCGGTGAGGCATCCAGGCAACGCATACTCGCCAACGTCCCCCGTTTGGATCCCACTAAGCTCGTTGAAATTGGCCGCCCACAACTCGACGACGCTGTAGACAACGCACCTAATAACGACGACGGCCGGGTCACAGTGCTGTATGCCCCTACATGGGAGGGCGACCGTGATGCTATGGCCTACGGTTCCGCAGCGTCTCATGGCCCTGCCCTTGTTCGCGCGCTCCTTGCCGATCCCCGTTACCGCCTGATTTTCCGGCCTCATCCGCGTACGGGCGTGCGTCTTCGTGCACATGGCGAATCTGTAAAACTGATCGATTCGTTGATCGCCTCGGCAGTGAAGAAGTCTCCGGATGCCGTGCACTACCGTGACCACAATCACGATTTCAGAGGCGCGATGGCGAAAGCTGATATCTGCATCTGTGACATCTCGGCGATGGCCATGGACTGGCTCCCGAGTGGTAAACCCTTGCTGATTGCCAAGCCCGTCGAACCGGCGGCCGTTGTCGACCCCAAGGGAATCACGAGCGTCGTACCTGTGCTGGAAGCGGCCGACGCGGAGCGGTCGCCCTCCATTCTGGACGAACTACTGTCCCGTCCCATAAGTGCCGAGCAGTTCGACTTGATCAGGCATCACTTCGGAGAGACGGACCGCGGTGCAAGCACTCAGCGTTTCCTCCTGGCCGTTGATAGAGCAATGCAGGAGCCAAGCTTGTAA
- a CDS encoding acyltransferase family protein: MWPEQLTGGYVGVDVFFVISGFLITSHLIRKPPLTGREMAQFYGRRIRRLLPASFAVLAATAVATRLVAAPTQWEGIAKEIIASALYVQNWVLASSSVDYMAEGIDPTPTQHFWSLAVEEQFYLVWPLVIMAAFWVAAKRRLRAGVLVRYAIAAVVVVSLGVSVLATTAEPGGAYFITPTRMWELAIGGLVGSVAPLAATRLNAQTNAVLAWAGILAIVLASVTYTNATPFPGSAALVPVLGTALVILAGTSSSFSPTLFFRWTPVQWLGGISYSVYLWHWPLIILVPYVSGGELGWLDKAVIIVVTLVLAALSKTFIEDKFRFTKSAQGLMPTFRFAAAGMIMMTVLGAAQLAEVNYRSHQAEQRLLAVETSGDPCLGAAAIAKGFDVCEPDPTAALVPEPELAKDDRSDAYADGCWSNAPFTERPICTYGSGEKKVALVGNSHAGHWLPTLQKLAERNDWTISTFLVSRCNPTDAPLELDTQEKTDNCLAYGDWVMEQTKGDKFDLVITSERQSVPVQGETWETTEAPAVAGYKSYLSRWAEADTNVVVIKDPLFPGGSIPDCLAENPGNPGACAGTPEDWYWMDPLEEAANELSLPNIKTVNMDQYFCEDGVCHAAIGSVVTFFDGSHITATYAKTLAPYLDQALQKLLRD, from the coding sequence CTGTGGCCCGAGCAGCTCACAGGCGGCTATGTGGGCGTAGACGTTTTCTTCGTCATCTCCGGTTTCCTTATTACCTCGCATCTGATCCGGAAACCCCCGCTAACGGGCAGGGAAATGGCCCAGTTCTACGGGCGTAGGATCAGAAGGTTGCTTCCCGCTTCTTTTGCCGTCCTTGCAGCTACCGCAGTTGCAACGCGCTTGGTTGCCGCTCCCACACAATGGGAAGGCATCGCCAAGGAAATCATCGCTTCTGCCCTGTACGTCCAAAACTGGGTCCTCGCGAGTAGTTCAGTCGACTACATGGCGGAAGGCATTGATCCAACGCCAACTCAACACTTCTGGTCATTGGCAGTTGAAGAACAATTCTATTTGGTTTGGCCGCTCGTCATCATGGCCGCTTTCTGGGTTGCAGCCAAACGTCGGCTAAGGGCAGGTGTTTTAGTTCGATACGCGATTGCCGCCGTCGTTGTCGTTTCCCTCGGCGTCTCAGTGCTGGCAACGACGGCCGAACCAGGCGGTGCCTACTTCATCACCCCTACGAGAATGTGGGAGCTCGCCATCGGTGGTCTCGTCGGTTCCGTCGCTCCACTGGCTGCAACCCGTTTGAATGCGCAGACTAACGCGGTACTGGCTTGGGCCGGGATACTTGCGATTGTGCTGGCCAGCGTAACCTACACGAATGCCACTCCATTCCCCGGTTCTGCAGCGCTTGTTCCTGTCCTCGGTACTGCTTTAGTCATTCTCGCAGGTACCAGCAGCAGCTTCTCCCCCACGCTATTCTTCCGTTGGACACCGGTGCAATGGCTGGGTGGGATTTCGTACTCCGTCTACCTTTGGCATTGGCCTCTTATCATTTTGGTGCCATATGTTAGCGGCGGTGAACTCGGGTGGCTGGATAAGGCCGTGATCATCGTGGTTACCTTGGTGCTGGCCGCGCTCAGCAAGACGTTTATCGAAGACAAATTCCGTTTCACAAAGTCGGCACAAGGTCTCATGCCGACTTTCCGGTTTGCGGCAGCAGGAATGATCATGATGACTGTGTTGGGCGCCGCGCAGCTTGCGGAGGTCAACTATCGCTCGCATCAGGCGGAGCAACGGCTGTTGGCCGTAGAGACGAGCGGCGACCCCTGTCTCGGTGCGGCCGCCATCGCCAAGGGGTTCGACGTCTGCGAGCCGGATCCGACCGCCGCGCTAGTTCCAGAACCGGAACTGGCGAAGGATGACAGGTCGGACGCCTATGCCGATGGCTGCTGGTCTAACGCGCCGTTCACGGAACGGCCCATCTGTACCTACGGCAGCGGCGAGAAGAAGGTGGCACTAGTGGGAAATTCCCATGCAGGCCACTGGCTCCCCACTCTCCAGAAACTGGCAGAACGCAATGACTGGACAATTTCAACGTTCCTGGTCTCACGTTGCAATCCCACGGACGCGCCTCTGGAGTTGGACACCCAGGAAAAAACCGACAACTGCCTTGCCTACGGTGACTGGGTGATGGAGCAAACCAAGGGCGATAAGTTCGACCTCGTCATTACGTCGGAGAGACAATCCGTACCTGTCCAAGGCGAGACTTGGGAAACAACGGAAGCCCCTGCAGTCGCCGGTTACAAGTCCTACCTGTCCAGATGGGCGGAGGCAGACACGAATGTGGTTGTCATAAAGGATCCGTTGTTCCCAGGCGGCTCGATTCCTGATTGTCTAGCGGAGAATCCGGGTAATCCGGGAGCCTGCGCAGGCACCCCAGAAGATTGGTATTGGATGGACCCACTGGAGGAGGCTGCGAATGAGCTTTCCTTGCCAAATATTAAAACCGTCAACATGGACCAGTATTTCTGCGAGGACGGCGTGTGCCATGCCGCGATCGGGTCCGTAGTCACGTTTTTCGACGGATCCCACATTACGGCAACATATGCGAAGACTCTTGCACCATATCTGGACCAGGCTCTGCAGAAACTACTCCGAGACTAA
- a CDS encoding glycosyltransferase, which yields MAIRDRLAALRRDVRGPAKAPAANAGGDSGPSSSADTAKVSVIVPVYNAMPYLTELLNSLEAQDLDASLFELIAVDDGSTDFSGEILDVYAARNTNFRVIHQENSGWPGKPRNVGMAASQAKYVFFCDADDRLGPQALRRMVDYANENNVDILVPKMVGIGGRRVQASLFERTVKDVDLREVLRSLSPQKMVRRELLVKNGITFHEDKVRLEDGMVMSQCYLLSQRTSILADYDYYFIRTREDGANISSTPTIPEGYTWSVGEIARILTEGDKDSDRAKLLVLDLYRRKCLRVYEPQRFLKFSPEIQERWVAAHAEFVDRYIPEDIDIQLATPFKQKTQFIRNRDVAGMLEYCKLESSLQPVARVTGMELGAAVVTMEVALEHGEMDAVDLLVRRRDGSAERSFPMLRMDNEHANFRVDLPYSELDEFSSAIVDFFTEASSKGMTGKLQRVTVDDQLDLPEQKDHRRPYATIHGSLSLDLRR from the coding sequence ATGGCAATTCGTGACCGGCTTGCTGCGTTAAGGCGCGATGTCCGAGGGCCTGCGAAGGCGCCAGCGGCGAACGCTGGCGGCGACAGCGGCCCCAGTAGCAGTGCCGATACCGCCAAGGTCAGCGTCATCGTTCCTGTCTACAACGCGATGCCATATCTCACGGAACTCTTGAACTCGCTTGAGGCCCAGGACCTAGATGCTTCGTTGTTCGAACTCATTGCTGTCGATGATGGTTCAACAGACTTCAGTGGAGAAATTCTTGATGTCTACGCCGCACGCAACACAAATTTCCGCGTAATCCATCAGGAGAACAGCGGTTGGCCGGGGAAACCTCGCAACGTGGGCATGGCCGCCAGCCAGGCGAAATACGTCTTTTTTTGCGACGCCGATGATCGCCTCGGGCCCCAAGCCCTTCGGAGAATGGTTGACTATGCGAATGAAAACAACGTGGATATCCTCGTTCCCAAGATGGTGGGTATCGGCGGGCGCCGGGTCCAGGCTTCCCTCTTCGAACGGACAGTAAAAGACGTAGACCTACGGGAGGTCCTGCGCTCACTCTCCCCACAGAAAATGGTGCGGCGGGAACTCTTGGTCAAGAACGGCATCACGTTCCATGAAGATAAGGTCCGGCTTGAAGACGGGATGGTTATGTCCCAGTGCTACCTGCTCTCGCAGCGGACGTCCATTCTCGCCGATTACGACTACTACTTCATCAGGACCCGGGAGGACGGCGCCAATATCAGCAGTACGCCGACTATTCCTGAGGGGTACACCTGGTCGGTCGGGGAAATTGCCCGCATCCTGACGGAAGGCGACAAAGACTCGGATCGGGCGAAACTGCTGGTCCTTGACCTGTACCGACGCAAGTGCCTCCGCGTCTACGAACCGCAACGTTTTCTAAAATTCTCCCCGGAGATCCAAGAGCGCTGGGTAGCAGCGCATGCTGAATTTGTCGACCGTTACATTCCTGAAGATATTGACATCCAACTGGCGACGCCCTTCAAGCAGAAGACCCAGTTCATCCGGAACCGGGACGTGGCCGGAATGTTGGAGTACTGCAAGTTGGAGAGCTCCCTGCAGCCAGTCGCCCGGGTAACCGGTATGGAACTCGGCGCTGCTGTTGTCACAATGGAGGTTGCCCTCGAGCATGGCGAGATGGACGCCGTCGATCTACTGGTCCGCAGGCGAGACGGAAGCGCCGAGCGTTCCTTCCCAATGCTCCGTATGGACAACGAGCATGCTAATTTTCGCGTAGATTTGCCCTATTCGGAGCTTGACGAATTCAGCAGTGCGATCGTGGATTTTTTCACGGAGGCCAGCAGCAAGGGAATGACGGGAAAGCTCCAGCGCGTCACCGTAGACGACCAACTGGATCTGCCAGAGCAAAAAGACCACAGACGCCCATACGCCACGATTCATGGCAGCCTGAGCCTGGACCTCCGCCGCTAG